AGCTAATTCGGGGGGAGTTGATTCAAATGGCCGCAAAGGGTACAGCCCACGAAGCCTGTATCACTCGATTACTCAGGATCTTGCTCCCAATTATTGGAGATAGAGCGACTCTTCGGTGCCAGTCTCCTATTACGCTTGCATTCGATAGCGAGCCAGAGCCAGATTTTGCAATTGTGAGGAACCGGAAGGCTGATTATGAATCAGCCCATCCAACCCCTGCGGACACGCTGCTGGTTATGGAAGTGGCGGATTCATCACGGGAGTATGATCGCACAGTGAAGTTATCTCTGTATGCCGAAGCGAGCATTCCCCATTAGTGACTGTTTAATGTCATCGATCGCACGCTGGAAGTATACAGCGAACCGGCCCAAATTACCCCCAGCCAGTTTGGGTATCTCAGTAAAAGAATTATCCCGACAACTGGGGTTGTGCAACTGCCGCAGTTCCCTGAACAAGTGCTTGAGCTTGGTTCAGTTTTTCCAAGGATTTGAGAATTTTATGGTCAATCCAAATAAGAACGATACAGTTTTTCACTCCCCCTCTCCCACAGCGAGAGAGGGGTTGGGGGTGAGGGTGCTGTTTCAGCCTAAATTGCAATGACTATAAGCCTATCCTGAAAATCATTATTTCTGAGGATGAGGGTTGAGATGTCGCCAGTTGGCCATGATCATGCGGCAGATAATTCAATAGTGGATTATGCCGTGCGGCTGTTTTGTACGATCAAGTGCATTTTCTCCCAAACCGGGAGTAGGGGAACCGATCTGGCCCCTGCTTAGTGACACACTTGCTGGAGGGTGGTGACGAAATCGGGGTAGGAGATGGCGGCAGCTTCTGCTTGTTGGATTGTGGTTGTGCCCTGGGCGTTGAGGGCCGCGATCGCCAGACTCATGGCAATCCGGTGATCGGTGTGGCTATCCACCTCGGCACCCTTCAGTGGCACCCCTCCTGTAATCTCCAAGCCATCGGGTAATTCCGCCAGCCGTGCTCCTAAGCGCTGGAGTTGAGACGCCATCACCGCTAAGCGATCGCTTTCCTTTACCCGCAGTTCCTGGGCATCCCGAATCACGGTGGTTCCCTGGGCAAAGGCTGCTGCCACCGCCAGGATTGGAATCTCGTCAATCATGCGCGGGATCAACTCTCCCCCAAACTCAGCCGCCTGGAGGGTGCTCGATCGTACCCGCAGATCGGCTACGGGTTCCCCGGCCACGACCCGTTCATTTTCCCGCATGATATCGGCCCCCATGCGTTCTAGGCTCTCCAAAATGCCGGTACGGGTAGGGTTGACGCCGACATTTTCAATCGATAATTCCGAGTTAGGAACGATCGCTGCCGCCACTAACCAGAACGCCGCTGAACTGATGTCCCCCGGCACAATCACCGTTTGGCCTGTGAGTCGGGCCGGCCCGGTCACGGTCACGCTATGGGTGGCATGATCGATCGCCAACTTGGCACCAAAGGCTTGGAGCATCCGTTCGCTATGGTCGCGCGAAAGCACGGGTTCGGTCACCGTGGTTTCCCCCGTCGCCATCAAGCCCGCTAGCAGGATACAGGATTTGACCTGGGCTGAGGCGATCGGCGAATGGTAATGAATGGGTTGTAGCACTTGGCCCTGAATGGCCAACGGTGCCAGCGATGCATTATGCCGCCCCCAAATCTGGGCTCCCATCTGTTGTAGGGGTTGGACGACCCGCGACATCGGGCGCCTGCGCAGGGAAGCATCCCCCGTGACGGTAAAAAACCGCCCTGGATGGGCTGCCAATAGCCCCAGCATTAAGCGTAGGGTTGTTCCTGAATTGCCTGCCTGAAGCACATCCAACGGCTCCTGCAAATTCCCTAGCCCAATGCCTTGCACTTGAACTAACTCTGAGTTGAGTTCCGTAATGTCCGCCCCCAACGCTCGGAAGCAGGCCGCTGTACTGCGGGGATCTTCGCCCAACAGTAACCCCTGGATGCGCGTTTCCCCTTCCGCGATCGCGCCTAGCATCAATGCCCGATGGGAAATGGATTTATCCCCTGGTACCCGAATCGTGCCCCGGAGGGAAAACCCGCTGGGGGGGCGGTGGATCGTCAGGGACTGCTGGGGGGTATTGGTATTTAAAGCGATGACGGGACGTTCCATTAGAGATAGACTGAGGAGGGCGTTAGTAATCCTACCGCTTTCGGATCCTTTCCTGCCGAGATGGCTGTCGTTTTGTGGGCGTAGTCCCTCCGCAGGAGAATCGGCTGGCATCTGCATCGGGGGCCAGTTACTTCACTCTTGTCTGGCGTATGTTAAAGCACCAACGCAAACCGGTCTCCCTATCCTTAATTTCCACCGATCTGCCAGTTTGGTCTGGGGTAGATACCTTTGCAACGTTTTACCAGCGGGACCGCGATCGCTTTCACCTGCTCCTGAGTGAACCGCCCATTATTGACCAGATCGCCCTTGCCGACAATCGGGAAGTGACCACGCTCCCGGCGGTGGCTCCCCCCCGCCTGCTATGGCTGGAAATTGCGCCTTCGCGGGTGATTATGACGATGCAGGGCAATGGCAAGTTTAGCTATCGGCATCTCTGGGAACGGGGGGTTTATGGCGTCAGTCGGTACTGGCTTCAGGGTGACTCCCTACGCACCAGCAGTCAACTCCGGCTGCGCAACTACACGCGCTTGCTGGCCCTAACCGGTACCTTTGCCACCCCTCAACACTTGCGGGTTGAATACGAACTCTGGGCCACCCAGGTTCAACTCGGACGCTATGTCCTAGATGTGGAAATTCACTGATCCCCTGCGCTTGCGCCGGTTAGGGTTGAGTTGGCGAGGCTCCACAGGCTCACTGGTGCAAAATTCACGGGCGAACCCATTCAGCGAGATAGAAGACTAGCTAACCACGCTAGGATGCGAGCGTTGACGATTTCGGGTCGTTCGTCATGGGGGCAGTGGCCGGTGTTGGGAATGGCAGTAAATTCAATCGGGGCGGGCCAATGGGCTTGTTGGAAAATGGCACCGCCTTTGACGGGGGTCCAGGGATCGGCTTCCCCCCAGAGGACCAGGAGCGGACAGGTAACACAGGGGAGGAGGTCGATCGGGCGGGGACCAGCGGGAGCCGTCAAAATCGAGGCAAAGACCTGCTGCGCACCCGGATCACAGGAGGGTTCATAGAGCATATCTACTAGCTCATCGGTGACCGCTGCGCGATTGCCATAGACCTGGTTCAGGGTGGCGCGAATGCGGTGTTTTTGGCGAATGCGATCGAACATAAACTGGCCTAACCAGGGGGAACTGACCACACGGGTAAAGGTGCCCATGAGCAGGCGTAATGGCAGGGGTAATTCCTCCGGGCGATGGTTCAAGCCACCCGCACAGTTGAGCAATACTGCTCCCTGGGTCATCTGGGGATAGTCGGCTGCTATCATCAGGCTGAGCAGGGCACCGATCGAGTTGCCAATAAAGATCGCAGGCTGGTGGACCTTCTCGGTCCAGAAGTCGGTCAGCAGGGCTTGCCAGAGGTCCAGGCTGTAATCTAACGGCGGTTTCTCCGAGCCGCCAAAACCCAGGAGATCCAGGGCCAACACCCGATAGCCGGCTGCGGCCAGGACGGGAATGTTTTTGCGCCAATGGCCGATCGCGGCTCCGAAGCCGTGAACCAGGATCAGGGCAGGACCGCTGCCCACATCGGTATATTGGATGCGGTGGCCACGCCAGAGCCAGGTTTGTTGCGTCTGGGCCAGAGTTGCCCACGACAGCGATGGGGTCAGGGTTTCAGGGGGCACGGCGTTAGTCGTTACAGCGTCAAGAGTCACAGAGGGCGGGGGATAAAGGCCAGGATATCGAGGGTGCCACCGCTGGGGAGGCGGTTAGTGGGGACTCGATAATGTTAATAATCTTAACTATAAACCTTAAGATTTAATTGCGCGTCTTCACTAGGGGGAGGGGGAGGGACCAGATGGTAACACTGACAGCATTGCAAGCGGGGGAGCAGGGCCTAGTGACGGCGTTAAGAACTCAGGATGAAACGATCGTCAACAAATTGTTCGCAATGGGGATCAGTCCTGGGGTTGTTTGCGTGTTGGAACAACGCTTCCCCTCGTTCATTGTCAAAGTGGGTCGATCGCGGGCTGCCCTCAATCGCGACATTGCCGCCCTG
This DNA window, taken from Trichothermofontia sichuanensis B231, encodes the following:
- a CDS encoding alpha/beta fold hydrolase, whose amino-acid sequence is MTLDAVTTNAVPPETLTPSLSWATLAQTQQTWLWRGHRIQYTDVGSGPALILVHGFGAAIGHWRKNIPVLAAAGYRVLALDLLGFGGSEKPPLDYSLDLWQALLTDFWTEKVHQPAIFIGNSIGALLSLMIAADYPQMTQGAVLLNCAGGLNHRPEELPLPLRLLMGTFTRVVSSPWLGQFMFDRIRQKHRIRATLNQVYGNRAAVTDELVDMLYEPSCDPGAQQVFASILTAPAGPRPIDLLPCVTCPLLVLWGEADPWTPVKGGAIFQQAHWPAPIEFTAIPNTGHCPHDERPEIVNARILAWLASLLSR
- the aroA gene encoding 3-phosphoshikimate 1-carboxyvinyltransferase — encoded protein: MERPVIALNTNTPQQSLTIHRPPSGFSLRGTIRVPGDKSISHRALMLGAIAEGETRIQGLLLGEDPRSTAACFRALGADITELNSELVQVQGIGLGNLQEPLDVLQAGNSGTTLRLMLGLLAAHPGRFFTVTGDASLRRRPMSRVVQPLQQMGAQIWGRHNASLAPLAIQGQVLQPIHYHSPIASAQVKSCILLAGLMATGETTVTEPVLSRDHSERMLQAFGAKLAIDHATHSVTVTGPARLTGQTVIVPGDISSAAFWLVAAAIVPNSELSIENVGVNPTRTGILESLERMGADIMRENERVVAGEPVADLRVRSSTLQAAEFGGELIPRMIDEIPILAVAAAFAQGTTVIRDAQELRVKESDRLAVMASQLQRLGARLAELPDGLEITGGVPLKGAEVDSHTDHRIAMSLAIAALNAQGTTTIQQAEAAAISYPDFVTTLQQVCH
- a CDS encoding Uma2 family endonuclease; translated protein: MQDYHRLVALGVLNEDDRIELIRGELIQMAAKGTAHEACITRLLRILLPIIGDRATLRCQSPITLAFDSEPEPDFAIVRNRKADYESAHPTPADTLLVMEVADSSREYDRTVKLSLYAEASIPH
- a CDS encoding FeoA family protein, translated to MVTLTALQAGEQGLVTALRTQDETIVNKLFAMGISPGVVCVLEQRFPSFIVKVGRSRAALNRDIAALIEIQPLPSVAP